A region from the Afifella aestuarii genome encodes:
- a CDS encoding BLUF domain-containing protein — translation MRIFPDNRDLYRLVYYSRNRIEGSDAVVSREIAAILEISQLNNAAAEITGALIFNSGIFAQVLEGRRDVLEQGFERIQRDPRHSDVHVLFFFPVPERAFPNWSMAFIGRSRRGQNLFAHLGDKTGFEEARMQGERLFSIMREIAIDEELIEA, via the coding sequence ATGCGAATATTCCCAGACAATCGAGACCTTTATCGTCTCGTCTATTACAGCCGCAATCGCATTGAAGGCTCCGACGCTGTCGTCAGCCGAGAAATCGCGGCGATTCTGGAAATCTCGCAACTCAACAACGCCGCCGCCGAGATCACTGGAGCCCTGATCTTCAACTCAGGAATCTTTGCGCAGGTGTTGGAAGGACGAAGAGATGTGCTCGAACAGGGGTTCGAACGCATCCAGCGCGATCCTCGCCACAGCGACGTGCACGTGCTCTTCTTCTTTCCCGTGCCGGAACGCGCTTTTCCGAACTGGTCGATGGCTTTTATCGGCCGGTCTCGCAGAGGTCAGAACCTCTTTGCACATCTCGGGGACAAGACCGGGTTTGAGGAAGCGCGTATGCAGGGCGAGCGACTCTTTTCCATCATGCGCGAGATCGCGATCGACGAGGAACTGATCGAGGCCTGA
- the mdoH gene encoding glucans biosynthesis glucosyltransferase MdoH → MSEQKHDHPDERVLRPFGPMPPQHPLAMPHQDFSKEPVDALPRSNPAAARYARLIAILTAGGLIYYGVHEMIAVVSAGGITILEGIMTILFAITYSWIAMSTSFAVAGLLAPRPLPTPPVPKHPLKSRTAIVMPVYNEDADMVAASLQAMAEDIARAGQAHAFEIVVLSDSNRAESLVRETLAMHRLTDALAGTLPVWYRRRAINSAKKAGNIEQFVANWGGRYDFMLVLDADSLMRADTVLRMVARMEEDPNLALFQSVPRLFDGNSFFARMQQFAGAVYGPVVAGGMAAWQGSDGNYWGHNAIIRTRAFAKACGLPPLPGAPPFGGHILSHDFVEAALLRRAGYKVEMATDLVDSWEESPPSLLATAVRDRRWAQGNLQHSKVIGAKGLAGPSRLHFFIGIMSYLSSPLWLLLILVGLVLAVQAKLVTPVYFGDDHQLFPNWPVFDSERMLTLFVFTLVILFIPKIFGTLRVIFSRRLRRAHGGAAAVTLSMLLEIVASTLYAPIMMLLQSRHVWDILRRKDSGWAPQSRKGGSAEAWSALWGTHRTHVLFGIFLTAVAIFVSPAILAWLSPIVIGLVFSPLLSRWSASEEIGNTLRGMKLLLIPEEVERPAIACARDEILAERPELGDDPLAAVAQSSDLRQAYFAWLTPPAPKDRGQVDRFLLSAAKKISDATNLSEALAWLDPQERLAVAAHPSEMERLAKLAAASRSREEAAA, encoded by the coding sequence ATGAGCGAGCAGAAGCACGACCATCCTGACGAACGTGTCTTGAGGCCCTTCGGGCCGATGCCGCCGCAGCATCCGCTGGCGATGCCCCATCAAGACTTTTCGAAGGAGCCGGTCGATGCTCTGCCGCGCAGCAACCCGGCCGCGGCGCGTTATGCGCGGCTGATCGCGATCCTGACGGCGGGCGGCCTCATCTATTACGGCGTGCACGAGATGATCGCCGTCGTCTCGGCGGGCGGCATCACGATTCTCGAAGGGATCATGACGATCCTCTTCGCGATCACCTATTCCTGGATCGCGATGTCGACGAGCTTTGCCGTTGCGGGCCTTCTCGCCCCCCGCCCTCTGCCGACGCCGCCGGTTCCAAAGCACCCGCTGAAGAGCCGCACTGCGATCGTCATGCCGGTCTATAACGAAGATGCCGACATGGTCGCCGCCAGCCTTCAGGCGATGGCGGAAGACATCGCACGCGCCGGTCAGGCGCACGCCTTCGAGATCGTCGTCTTGTCGGATTCCAATCGCGCCGAATCCCTGGTTCGTGAAACGCTGGCAATGCATCGCCTCACCGATGCGCTCGCCGGCACCCTGCCGGTCTGGTACCGCAGACGGGCGATCAATTCGGCCAAGAAGGCCGGCAACATCGAGCAGTTCGTCGCCAATTGGGGTGGACGTTACGACTTCATGCTCGTCCTCGATGCCGACAGCCTGATGCGGGCGGACACTGTGCTGCGCATGGTGGCGCGCATGGAGGAGGATCCCAATCTCGCCCTCTTCCAGAGCGTGCCGCGGCTTTTCGACGGAAACTCGTTCTTCGCACGGATGCAGCAGTTTGCCGGTGCCGTCTATGGGCCGGTCGTCGCCGGCGGCATGGCAGCCTGGCAGGGCTCCGACGGCAATTACTGGGGCCACAATGCGATCATCCGCACGCGCGCTTTCGCCAAGGCTTGCGGCCTCCCGCCGCTGCCGGGCGCCCCGCCCTTCGGCGGCCATATCCTGAGCCACGATTTCGTCGAGGCGGCGCTTTTGCGCCGTGCCGGCTACAAGGTGGAGATGGCCACCGACCTCGTGGATTCGTGGGAGGAAAGCCCGCCGTCTCTGTTGGCGACGGCCGTGCGCGACCGGCGCTGGGCGCAGGGCAATCTGCAGCACTCCAAGGTGATCGGCGCCAAGGGCCTTGCCGGTCCCTCGCGTCTGCACTTCTTCATCGGCATCATGAGCTACCTCTCCTCGCCCTTGTGGCTGCTCCTGATCCTTGTCGGTCTGGTTCTCGCCGTGCAGGCGAAGCTCGTCACGCCGGTCTATTTCGGCGACGATCATCAGCTCTTCCCGAACTGGCCCGTCTTCGATTCAGAGCGCATGTTGACGCTCTTCGTCTTCACACTCGTGATTTTGTTCATTCCGAAGATCTTCGGCACGCTGCGCGTGATTTTCTCCAGGCGCCTGCGGCGCGCCCATGGCGGCGCGGCGGCCGTCACGCTGAGCATGCTCCTCGAAATCGTCGCCTCCACCCTTTACGCCCCGATCATGATGCTGCTGCAGAGCAGGCATGTCTGGGACATCTTGCGGCGCAAGGATTCCGGCTGGGCACCGCAAAGCCGAAAAGGCGGCAGCGCCGAGGCCTGGTCGGCGCTCTGGGGGACACACCGTACCCATGTCCTCTTCGGCATTTTCCTCACCGCCGTCGCCATCTTCGTCTCGCCCGCCATCCTTGCCTGGCTGTCGCCGATCGTTATCGGTCTCGTCTTCTCGCCGCTTCTGTCGCGCTGGAGCGCCAGCGAGGAGATCGGCAACACCCTGCGCGGCATGAAGCTTCTGCTCATTCCGGAAGAGGTCGAGCGGCCCGCGATAGCGTGCGCGCGCGACGAAATTCTCGCCGAACGGCCCGAGCTTGGCGACGATCCCCTGGCGGCGGTCGCGCAATCGTCCGATCTGCGTCAGGCCTATTTCGCATGGCTGACGCCCCCGGCCCCCAAGGACCGCGGTCAGGTCGACCGCTTCCTCCTGAGCGCTGCCAAGAAGATCTCGGATGCCACAAATCTGTCCGAAGCGCTTGCCTGGCTCGACCCGCAAGAACGCCTCGCCGTCGCCGCCCATCCGTCAGAGATGGAGCGGCTGGCAAAGCTCGCAGCGGCAAGCCGCTCCCGCGAAGAAGCGGCAGCCTGA
- a CDS encoding putative bifunctional diguanylate cyclase/phosphodiesterase, whose amino-acid sequence MPALSRSDDYAERSDRDDAELAMSVLDNIPCALAVFDRGSRLMMTNHAFDRSFPHNCERIRLEAAALLASGESRSFEAEDGRTYVLERKPLPDGWLVVAQDTSERMAEIARAAKVARTDPITGLGNRLAMREALTAELSSSTPASGEQASDTAAVIAIDLERFKAVNESLGHSFGDALLSLLAERLRSALGEDDLATRLGGDEFVVLQRKVAQPASAHRLAKRLVDLLGRSYLINGHLIDIDVSIGIALLPTDGSSANDVLKNAHLALRRSRSMGSRSYCFFEPEMDRQMQARRELETDLRRALGLRQFSLVYQPQRDLASGRTSGFEALLRWNHPTRGSVSPAEFIPIAEELRLIVPIGEWVLRTACNEAARWQEPLIVAVNVSAIQIGMPNFAETLKQAIHSSGLPANRLELEITESALIADHPAALETLHLAREMGVRVSMDDFGTGYSSLSYLRSFPFDKIKIDQSFVRADPQDSNCTAIVSAIAALGRSLGMMTLAEGVESQEQWRRIMASGCTAAQGFLVSYPLPPESIGDFLAEEAKRNFNMQADRPEGNAG is encoded by the coding sequence ATGCCCGCCCTTTCACGATCAGACGATTATGCCGAGCGCAGCGACCGCGACGACGCCGAACTGGCTATGAGCGTCCTCGACAACATTCCCTGCGCGCTCGCGGTCTTCGACCGTGGCAGCCGACTGATGATGACCAACCACGCCTTCGACAGAAGCTTTCCGCACAATTGTGAAAGGATCCGCCTCGAAGCCGCTGCACTCCTGGCCTCGGGCGAAAGCCGCTCATTCGAAGCCGAGGATGGCCGCACCTACGTCTTGGAACGTAAGCCGCTCCCCGATGGCTGGCTCGTCGTCGCCCAGGACACGTCGGAGCGCATGGCGGAGATCGCCAGGGCGGCCAAAGTCGCGCGGACCGACCCGATCACAGGCCTCGGAAACCGCCTCGCCATGCGCGAGGCTCTGACAGCCGAACTTTCATCGAGCACGCCTGCCTCGGGCGAGCAGGCTTCGGATACGGCAGCCGTCATCGCCATCGACCTGGAGCGCTTCAAGGCGGTCAACGAATCCCTGGGCCATTCATTCGGTGATGCACTTCTCAGCCTGCTGGCGGAGCGCCTTCGCTCGGCCCTCGGCGAGGATGACCTTGCCACCCGTCTCGGAGGCGACGAGTTCGTGGTGCTGCAGCGAAAGGTGGCGCAACCGGCGTCGGCCCACCGACTGGCCAAGCGTCTCGTCGATCTCCTCGGCCGCTCCTATCTCATCAACGGACATCTGATCGACATCGACGTCAGCATCGGCATCGCGCTTCTGCCGACCGACGGAAGCTCCGCCAACGACGTTCTGAAGAACGCACACCTTGCCCTGCGCCGCAGCCGCAGCATGGGAAGCCGGAGCTATTGCTTCTTCGAACCGGAGATGGATCGGCAGATGCAGGCCCGCCGCGAGCTGGAGACCGATCTGCGCCGGGCACTCGGCCTGCGCCAGTTCTCGCTGGTCTATCAGCCGCAGCGCGATCTCGCCTCAGGCCGCACCAGCGGTTTCGAAGCTCTCCTGCGCTGGAACCACCCGACGCGTGGCTCGGTCTCACCGGCGGAGTTCATCCCGATTGCCGAAGAATTGCGGCTGATCGTCCCGATCGGGGAATGGGTTCTGCGCACGGCCTGCAACGAGGCCGCCCGCTGGCAGGAGCCGCTCATCGTCGCCGTCAATGTCTCAGCGATCCAGATCGGCATGCCCAATTTTGCCGAGACCCTCAAACAAGCCATTCATTCCTCAGGGCTTCCCGCCAACCGACTGGAGCTGGAAATCACCGAAAGCGCCCTCATCGCCGACCATCCGGCGGCTCTGGAAACGCTGCATCTCGCCCGCGAGATGGGCGTGCGCGTTTCCATGGATGATTTCGGCACGGGTTATTCGTCACTGTCCTATCTGCGCAGTTTTCCCTTCGACAAGATCAAGATCGACCAGTCTTTCGTCCGCGCCGACCCGCAGGACTCGAACTGCACCGCAATCGTCAGCGCAATTGCAGCGCTCGGGCGAAGCCTCGGCATGATGACTCTTGCAGAAGGTGTGGAATCGCAGGAACAATGGCGGCGGATCATGGCCTCCGGTTGCACGGCGGCGCAGGGTTTTCTCGTCAGCTATCCGCTGCCTCCCGAGAGCATCGGAGATTTCCTGGCGGAGGAAGCCAAGCGAAACTTCAACATGCAGGCCGATCGACCTGAAGGAAACGCCGGTTGA
- a CDS encoding NAD(P)H-dependent flavin oxidoreductase translates to MHVTDHRLRDRLGLKWPIIQAPMAGVSTPAMAAAVSNAGGLGSLGIGATDTDTARKMIAETRSATRAPFNVNVFCHRPARADPVRESAWLDRLRPEFSRFGAEPPQALREVYRSFAANPDLLAMLVEERPAVVSFHFGLPPAEFIAALKDAGIVLFASATSLSEAQSAVAAGIDVIVAQGYEAGGHRGIFDADGADECLPTSVLTRLLADTLDVPIVAAGGIMDGAGIRAVLELGAAAAQLGTAFIACPESSADAAYRATLLSEKAHRTVMTRAISGRPARSMANGFTTLAESVAPGEIPDYPIAYDAGKALNAAAKKAGETGFGAHWAGQGAPLARALPVSDLMADLIRGLND, encoded by the coding sequence ATGCATGTCACCGACCATCGCCTGAGAGATCGCCTCGGTCTCAAATGGCCGATCATTCAGGCACCGATGGCCGGCGTCTCCACGCCCGCGATGGCAGCCGCCGTCTCGAATGCTGGAGGCCTCGGCTCGCTCGGCATCGGCGCGACCGATACGGATACGGCACGGAAGATGATCGCCGAAACCCGCTCCGCCACCCGCGCGCCCTTCAACGTCAATGTCTTCTGCCACCGGCCTGCACGAGCCGATCCGGTGCGCGAAAGCGCCTGGCTCGACCGTCTGAGACCGGAATTCAGCCGCTTCGGCGCCGAACCGCCGCAGGCGCTGCGCGAAGTCTATCGGAGCTTTGCCGCAAATCCCGACCTTCTCGCCATGCTTGTGGAGGAGCGCCCCGCGGTCGTCAGTTTTCATTTCGGCCTGCCCCCGGCGGAATTTATCGCCGCGTTGAAAGACGCCGGCATCGTGCTCTTTGCCTCCGCCACCTCTCTGTCGGAGGCGCAATCCGCGGTAGCGGCCGGTATCGACGTGATCGTCGCCCAGGGCTACGAAGCGGGCGGCCATCGCGGCATCTTCGATGCGGACGGCGCAGACGAATGCCTGCCAACCTCCGTCCTCACCCGCCTCCTTGCCGACACGCTCGATGTGCCCATCGTGGCGGCGGGCGGCATCATGGACGGGGCGGGCATCCGCGCGGTCCTGGAGCTGGGCGCCGCGGCGGCTCAGCTCGGCACCGCCTTCATTGCCTGCCCGGAATCATCCGCCGACGCCGCCTATCGGGCGACGCTTCTGAGCGAAAAGGCCCATCGCACTGTCATGACACGCGCCATTTCGGGCCGCCCCGCGCGCTCCATGGCGAACGGCTTCACGACGCTTGCCGAGAGCGTCGCGCCCGGCGAGATCCCCGATTATCCGATCGCCTACGACGCCGGAAAGGCGCTCAATGCCGCCGCCAAGAAAGCCGGAGAGACGGGCTTCGGCGCACATTGGGCCGGCCAGGGCGCACCGCTTGCCCGGGCGCTCCCGGTCTCCGACTTGATGGCCGACCTCATCCGCGGCCTGAACGACTGA
- a CDS encoding KpsF/GutQ family sugar-phosphate isomerase encodes MLKLAATSHDALDASIKKTIEIAAAGLGEVQNQISEGPLGDQIESAVRLILSLKGRVMVAGIGKSGHIGRKIAATLASTGTPAYFVHPTEASHGDLGMITREDAILGLSWSGETTEFASLLAYSERFSVPLIALTSGGHSTLAKAASIPIILPKVTEACPHGLAPTTSTLIQLAVGDAIAMALLEARSFGAQDFKVFHPGGQIGAQLRQVAEIMHGEASLPLCRLGSGMGDAILTITEKGFGTVGVVDEAGKLVGIITDGDIRRHMADRLIDKKVEDVMTRTPKTVAAGALLAAAMREMEGKKINVLFVVEEGRPIGIVHLLDLLRAGVA; translated from the coding sequence ATGTTGAAGCTCGCAGCCACCTCCCACGACGCGCTCGATGCCTCGATCAAGAAGACGATCGAGATCGCTGCCGCAGGTCTTGGCGAGGTGCAGAACCAGATTTCCGAGGGGCCGCTCGGCGACCAGATCGAAAGCGCCGTGCGTTTGATCTTGTCTCTCAAAGGCCGTGTCATGGTAGCCGGCATCGGCAAGAGCGGCCATATCGGTCGCAAGATCGCGGCGACGCTCGCCTCGACCGGAACGCCGGCCTATTTCGTGCATCCGACCGAAGCAAGCCACGGCGATCTCGGCATGATCACGCGCGAAGACGCGATCCTGGGCCTCTCCTGGTCGGGAGAGACCACGGAATTCGCAAGCCTTCTCGCCTATTCCGAACGCTTCTCCGTTCCTTTGATCGCGCTCACCTCGGGCGGACATTCGACGCTTGCGAAGGCGGCCTCGATCCCGATCATCCTGCCGAAGGTGACGGAGGCTTGTCCGCATGGGCTCGCGCCGACGACGTCGACGCTCATTCAGCTTGCCGTGGGCGATGCGATCGCCATGGCGCTCCTGGAGGCGCGCTCTTTCGGAGCGCAGGACTTCAAGGTCTTTCATCCGGGCGGGCAGATCGGGGCGCAATTGCGCCAGGTGGCCGAGATCATGCACGGCGAGGCGAGCCTGCCCTTGTGCCGCCTCGGCTCCGGCATGGGCGATGCGATCCTGACCATCACCGAAAAGGGGTTCGGCACGGTCGGTGTCGTCGATGAGGCAGGCAAGCTCGTCGGTATCATCACCGACGGTGATATCCGCCGCCACATGGCCGACCGTCTCATAGACAAGAAGGTCGAGGACGTGATGACGCGCACGCCGAAGACGGTTGCGGCGGGTGCGCTTCTCGCCGCCGCCATGCGCGAGATGGAAGGCAAGAAGATCAACGTGCTCTTCGTCGTCGAGGAGGGTCGCCCGATCGGCATCGTGCATTTGCTCGATCTTCTAAGGGCGGGGGTCGCCTGA
- a CDS encoding SLC13 family permease — protein sequence MEFVHANQAVVALAILALMFVFFMWERFSPEVVATLGAAAFLALGILDTNTVLSVFANPAPITIGAMFVLSGALVRTGALDAMSRFILSRATRRPVYAIVGVLGATVAASAFLNNTPVVMVLIPVVMGLARSVGSVPSKLLIPLSYAAILGGTCTLIGTSTNILVDGVARDLGLEPFTIFSLAPVGLVVAAVGSFYLFVTQRFLPERPTFGDVMGAQEGAAFISDFRVPEGSPLIGRTLGEITSLNEPGVSLLAIRRGGRVLRRNLQKEPLQEGDRVAVSASLSELLGIRQTSGIRMGTSEPPKPDEEGKPPELVEALISPDSQYAGLRIPDLALRSRYGVSALAVSRHRRWLGHNLNAVALQPGDALLLEGNTKGLAELVREGGIFNIDQPEARPYRRTKAPVAGLVLAAVVAAAAFNLMPIAGLAILGVAAVLLSRCIDPDEAFGAIDGRILILIFGMLAVGEGIDRSGAIKLIIDTALPYLQVLPPIVLLAAVYALTSVLTEMVTNNAVAVVITPIAIGLAAQLGLDPRPFAVAVMFGASASFATPIGYQTNTLVYVAGGYRFTDFVKIGLPMNIIVGLASIFTIPLIWPLQG from the coding sequence ATGGAGTTTGTGCACGCCAATCAGGCCGTCGTCGCTCTGGCGATCCTGGCGCTGATGTTCGTCTTCTTCATGTGGGAGCGTTTCTCGCCGGAAGTCGTCGCCACGCTCGGTGCCGCTGCGTTTCTCGCGCTCGGCATCCTCGACACGAACACGGTGTTGAGCGTTTTCGCCAATCCGGCTCCGATCACCATCGGCGCGATGTTCGTCCTGTCCGGTGCGCTCGTTCGCACCGGCGCGCTCGACGCCATGTCCCGCTTCATTCTGAGCCGGGCGACGCGGCGACCCGTTTACGCGATCGTCGGCGTTCTGGGCGCGACGGTCGCCGCCTCCGCGTTTTTGAACAACACGCCGGTGGTGATGGTGCTCATCCCGGTCGTGATGGGGCTCGCCCGCTCGGTCGGTTCGGTTCCCTCCAAGCTTCTCATCCCCCTCTCCTATGCCGCCATTCTCGGCGGCACCTGCACGCTCATCGGCACCTCCACCAACATTCTGGTCGACGGTGTCGCGCGCGATCTGGGGCTTGAACCCTTCACCATCTTTTCGCTTGCTCCGGTCGGGCTCGTCGTCGCCGCCGTCGGCAGCTTCTATCTCTTCGTAACGCAACGGTTTCTGCCGGAACGTCCGACCTTCGGCGACGTGATGGGCGCGCAGGAGGGTGCCGCCTTCATCAGCGACTTCCGCGTTCCGGAAGGCTCGCCCCTGATCGGTCGGACGCTCGGAGAAATCACGAGCCTCAACGAGCCCGGCGTATCGCTCCTCGCGATCCGGCGCGGCGGCCGGGTCCTTCGTCGCAATCTGCAGAAAGAGCCGCTGCAGGAGGGAGACCGCGTCGCTGTCAGCGCCTCTCTCAGCGAACTCCTCGGCATTCGCCAGACCTCAGGCATTCGCATGGGAACGAGCGAACCGCCCAAGCCGGACGAAGAAGGCAAGCCGCCGGAACTCGTCGAAGCGCTGATTTCGCCGGATTCCCAATATGCCGGCCTGCGTATTCCCGATCTCGCCTTGCGCAGCCGCTATGGTGTGTCGGCTCTCGCCGTCAGTCGACACCGCCGCTGGCTCGGCCACAACCTCAATGCGGTCGCACTCCAGCCGGGCGATGCGCTGCTTCTTGAAGGCAATACGAAGGGTCTTGCGGAACTCGTCAGAGAGGGTGGGATCTTCAATATCGATCAGCCGGAGGCTCGTCCCTATCGGCGCACCAAGGCGCCGGTGGCCGGGCTCGTCCTTGCCGCCGTGGTCGCGGCTGCAGCCTTCAATCTGATGCCGATCGCCGGCCTCGCCATCCTCGGCGTCGCGGCAGTCCTCCTCAGCCGCTGCATCGATCCCGACGAGGCGTTCGGCGCCATCGACGGGCGCATCCTCATCCTCATCTTCGGCATGCTCGCGGTCGGCGAAGGCATCGACAGATCGGGCGCCATCAAACTGATCATCGACACAGCCCTGCCCTATCTTCAGGTGCTGCCGCCGATCGTCCTGCTGGCTGCGGTCTATGCGCTGACCTCGGTCCTGACCGAAATGGTGACGAACAACGCCGTGGCGGTTGTCATCACGCCCATTGCCATCGGGCTCGCGGCGCAGCTCGGGCTCGATCCTCGCCCGTTCGCAGTGGCCGTCATGTTCGGCGCGAGCGCGAGTTTCGCCACGCCGATCGGCTACCAGACCAACACGCTCGTCTATGTCGCCGGCGGCTATCGCTTCACGGATTTCGTCAAGATCGGCCTGCCGATGAACATCATCGTCGGCTTGGCGAGCATCTTCACCATTCCGCTGATCTGGCCTCTCCAAGGCTGA
- a CDS encoding SulP family inorganic anion transporter gives MTTPADKRIPVDFAEPSFAELFTPKLITVLREGYGLTALKSDLVAGLTVAIVALPLSMAIAIACGVTPDRGLYTAIVGGFLISMLGGSRFQIGGPAGAFIVLVATTVQQHGIDGLLLATLISGIFLVIAGFLRLGTYIKFIPYPVTVGFTAGIGIIIFTSQLKDFLGLTLSGPEPGPILDKLEVLAAAVPTASPAALLLAVVTVAIIVLAKRWRPGWPGMLMAVVIASLLALAIGLPVETIGSRFGGIPRTLPMPSLPSLSLEKIQDVLPSALAFALLGAIESLLSAVVADGMTGRRHRSNCELAAQGTANIFASLFGGVPATGTIARTATNVRAGARGPIAGMAHSVFLLLFMLLAAPLAAYIPLPALAGVLVVVAWNMIEKHAFAALIRSSRGDALVLLATFLLTVFRDLTEGIVVGFALGAMLFINRMAKTITVEYQTPLIDPDVADSSRERVPYDPSLVTDPDIVVYRISGAFFFGAASTVGAVLDRIADQRKALILDFSAVPVLDSTAANTIAGAARKAHQAGVELFITGTSPAIRRTLFTHGVRPPQTRFGRTPESAVRHLQARSADSTKDAGETRESDLRS, from the coding sequence ATGACCACTCCCGCCGACAAGCGCATTCCCGTCGATTTCGCCGAGCCGAGTTTCGCCGAATTGTTCACGCCGAAGCTCATCACCGTTCTGCGTGAAGGTTACGGGCTGACGGCATTGAAGAGCGACCTCGTCGCCGGCCTCACGGTTGCGATCGTCGCCCTGCCGCTCTCGATGGCGATTGCGATCGCCTGCGGCGTCACCCCCGACCGCGGGCTCTATACGGCGATCGTCGGCGGCTTCCTCATTTCGATGCTCGGCGGCAGCCGCTTTCAGATCGGCGGCCCGGCCGGAGCCTTCATCGTTCTCGTCGCGACGACCGTGCAGCAGCACGGCATCGACGGGCTCCTCCTCGCCACGCTCATTTCCGGCATCTTTCTCGTCATCGCCGGTTTTCTGCGCCTTGGCACCTACATCAAATTCATTCCCTACCCGGTCACGGTCGGGTTCACGGCCGGCATCGGCATCATCATCTTCACGAGCCAGCTGAAGGATTTTCTCGGCCTCACCCTCTCCGGTCCGGAGCCCGGGCCGATCCTCGACAAGCTCGAAGTGCTCGCCGCCGCGGTGCCGACGGCAAGCCCCGCAGCCCTCCTTCTCGCGGTTGTAACGGTGGCCATCATCGTTCTGGCGAAGCGCTGGCGGCCCGGCTGGCCCGGAATGCTCATGGCGGTGGTCATCGCATCGCTTCTGGCGCTCGCCATCGGCCTTCCCGTCGAGACGATCGGCAGCCGCTTCGGCGGCATTCCGCGCACGCTTCCGATGCCGTCCCTGCCGTCTCTGTCGCTTGAGAAAATCCAGGACGTGCTGCCGAGTGCGCTTGCCTTCGCGCTTCTCGGAGCGATCGAATCCCTTCTTTCTGCGGTCGTCGCCGACGGCATGACCGGGCGCCGCCACCGCTCCAATTGCGAACTGGCCGCCCAGGGCACGGCCAATATCTTCGCTTCCCTTTTCGGCGGCGTGCCGGCAACCGGCACAATCGCCCGCACGGCCACCAATGTCCGCGCCGGCGCGCGCGGTCCGATCGCCGGCATGGCGCATTCGGTCTTTTTGCTTCTCTTCATGCTGCTGGCCGCCCCGCTTGCGGCCTATATTCCGCTGCCGGCCCTTGCCGGTGTGCTCGTCGTCGTCGCTTGGAACATGATCGAGAAGCACGCTTTCGCGGCCTTGATCAGATCCTCCCGCGGCGACGCCCTTGTTCTCCTGGCGACGTTTCTTCTCACCGTCTTCCGCGATCTCACCGAAGGCATCGTGGTCGGCTTCGCACTCGGCGCCATGCTGTTCATCAACCGCATGGCCAAGACGATCACGGTGGAATACCAGACGCCGCTTATCGATCCGGATGTGGCAGACAGCTCTCGCGAACGCGTTCCCTACGATCCGAGCCTCGTCACCGATCCCGACATCGTCGTCTACCGTATCTCGGGCGCCTTCTTCTTCGGCGCGGCATCGACCGTCGGCGCCGTCCTCGACCGCATCGCCGATCAGCGAAAAGCGCTCATCCTCGATTTTTCGGCCGTGCCGGTTCTCGATTCGACGGCCGCCAACACCATTGCCGGCGCAGCGCGCAAGGCTCACCAGGCAGGCGTCGAACTCTTCATCACGGGCACCTCCCCGGCAATCCGGCGCACACTTTTCACCCACGGCGTTCGACCGCCGCAGACACGCTTCGGTCGCACACCGGAAAGCGCCGTTCGCCACCTGCAAGCACGAAGCGCCGACAGCACCAAAGATGCCGGCGAGACGAGGGAGAGCGATCTCCGGTCATAG